CCTTGCCGGCCAGGCGCTGTGGCGAAGTGTAACCGGCATTAACCAGATGCTCGGCACAGGCGATGAAGTCTTTCCAGGTGTTCGGCTTGGTCGCGCGGCGACCCGCGTGGTGCCACTCCTTGCCAAACGCGCCACCGCCGCGCACATGGGCCACGGCCGCCACGCCGCCACGCTCGAACCAGGCCAGGTTCGTCGGGTCGAAACCCATCGACGCGATCATGCCGTAAGCGCCGTAGCCCGAGATGATCGTGGGGTTCGAGCCGTCGAGCTTGATATCGCGGCGATGAATGATCGACAGCGGCACGCGCACGCCGTCGTGGCTGGCGACCATCACTTCGGTCGAGGTGAGCCAATCGGGAGCGTCGAATTGCCCCCGTGGCAACAGTTTAGTGTCGGTCAGCGCGTTGCTCGCCGGGTCATACTGGTACAAGCTTCCCTCGCGCGTCCACGAGTGGGTGCGCACCAACGCGCCGGGCAGGTCGGCCCGGATTGCTTCGACGTGTCCCGAAGGCTCGTCAGCCGGCAGCGCGATCGGCGTCGGCTTCGCGTCCGACGCGAACGGTACGCGCAGCAATCGATGAGGAACGCCGTCCAAGATGCCCACGTAAAGCGCGTCGGCCGCCACGGCCACCGAATCGACCACAGCCACGCCCGGCGCGATCACGACTTCGGCCTTCGCCAAGTCGGGCGCGGCCAGCGGCGCCCGAACGACCTTGAAGCGCGGCGCATCGTGGGCCGTCAGCAGGTAAATGTCGTCGCCCTGGACGGCAAAGCTGGTGACCAGATCCTCGCGACCACAGACCTTCGTCCATTTGATGTCTGGCGAACCAAGCTGGCCGCGACGCGCGGCATAGAGGGTGATGTCGGTCTCGTCCCCGTGCTTGATCTGACCAATGGCCCACTCGGAACCAATCGGAATCAACACCGCCGGAAAGTCCATCTCCCCCATCGCCGGCGAATTGGTCGCGCCGTTGCCGAAGAGGTACACATTCCGGTCCACGTCGCCCCCGAGCCGGTGCAGGAACGCCTGGGTGAACTTGTAACCTTCGGTCGCGGGGGCGTCGTCGGGCAACTTGCGCCGGCGGCTGTAAGTGAAGGCTCGGCTGTCAGGCAGCCAGGCCGGCAGGGCGTATTCGCTTTCCAGCCGGTCGATCGTGTCGGGCAAGTCGCGCTCGGCGGCCAGGTCAAACACCTTCAACGAGGTCTGTTCCGAGCCCGATGCCGCGAAGCCATACAGCAGCTTCGAACCATCCGGCGCGACGCGATAAAAGCTGAGCGTGAAGTGATCGCTGGGGTCTTGCTTGGGGAACTTCTCGGGATCGATCAGCAGCCGCTCGGCCCCGGTGCGACCGTCGCGCAGGTAGACCTTGGCGACGTTCTCGCTGGCCAACTGCTTGAAGTAGAACAAGTCGCCGTTCGGCCGCCGCGTGATGCCGAACAATGTGAACGGCGTGCCGGCGTCCAGTTCGTCGATCCGCTTCAATAGTGCCGCGCGGCCAGGAATGGCGTGCAGCGTGGCATCGGTGTAGTCGGCTTGCCGCTTGACCCAGGCTTGAACGTCCGGGGCCTTGAAGTCTTCCATGTAGCGATACGGGTCGGTGATCCGTGTGCCGTGGTAGTCGTCGACCACCGGTTTGACGGGCGCGGCAGGAGGGGCTTCGGCCATGCAGGTCTCGCAATGCAAAAAGCAGAAAGTCAGACACGACGTAATGAGCAGGCGGCGATTCATGTTTTCGATGGCGCTATGAATGGGAAGGTGGCGTGAAAGGGAAGGGCTGGATTCTACGCGGCCTGGGG
The DNA window shown above is from Planctomycetota bacterium and carries:
- a CDS encoding S9 family peptidase, with protein sequence MAEAPPAAPVKPVVDDYHGTRITDPYRYMEDFKAPDVQAWVKRQADYTDATLHAIPGRAALLKRIDELDAGTPFTLFGITRRPNGDLFYFKQLASENVAKVYLRDGRTGAERLLIDPEKFPKQDPSDHFTLSFYRVAPDGSKLLYGFAASGSEQTSLKVFDLAAERDLPDTIDRLESEYALPAWLPDSRAFTYSRRRKLPDDAPATEGYKFTQAFLHRLGGDVDRNVYLFGNGATNSPAMGEMDFPAVLIPIGSEWAIGQIKHGDETDITLYAARRGQLGSPDIKWTKVCGREDLVTSFAVQGDDIYLLTAHDAPRFKVVRAPLAAPDLAKAEVVIAPGVAVVDSVAVAADALYVGILDGVPHRLLRVPFASDAKPTPIALPADEPSGHVEAIRADLPGALVRTHSWTREGSLYQYDPASNALTDTKLLPRGQFDAPDWLTSTEVMVASHDGVRVPLSIIHRRDIKLDGSNPTIISGYGAYGMIASMGFDPTNLAWFERGGVAAVAHVRGGGAFGKEWHHAGRRATKPNTWKDFIACAEHLVNAGYTSPQRLAGKGGSAGGILIGRAITERPDLFAAANIAVGCVDLLRFETTMNGPPNVPEFGSVSKADEFRGLLEMSTLHHIQDGAKYPAVILTHGINDPRVEPWQSAKATARFQAATSSGRPILFRVDYHSGHGIGSTRTQRHEEKADVWSFYLWQFGMPEFQPK